CTCGGAGAGATAGCCGAGCGAAACTCGGGCGGACGAGGAGACTTCGCGCAGAGTACGGCCTTGGCGCTGGCGCTGCCGACGCAGCACGTCACCAAGCAGGCGACGGAGCAGAATCATCGGTGGCTCCCTCCTCGGACCGCGTAGCCGCATCCTTCACGCCCCACCGTACCGCCTAGCGCTGCGGCCGTGCGGGGAGCGATGTCGTGTTCACTCAGGGCTGCAAACATCAATTCCCCCCGTTGTGTTCCGTATCCTGTGCGCTCGCGTACCCGCCGAGTTCGCCGGAGAGCAGTTCGAGCACGCTCCGTACGCTCTCTCTACGGATGTCCGCCCGTCCACCGTTCAACCGCAGCGCGGCCACTTTCCCGGTGTCACAGGGCCCGCAGACTGCGACGAAGACCGTTCCGACCGGTTGGCCGTCCTGTGGCTCGGGGCCCGCGACACCGGTTGTCGCCACTCCCCAGTCTGCGCCGAGCGCCCGGCGTACGCCTGCCGCCATCTGGCGCGCGACCTCGGCGTCCACTGCCCCTCGTGCTGCCAGAAGCTCCGCGTCCACGCCCAGGACTTCACTCTTGAGGGGGGTCGCGTAGGCGGTCACCGACCCTCGGAACGCCTGCGAGGCACCAGGTACGGACGTCAGCTCGGCCGCGACGAGGCCGCCGGTCAGCGACTCGGCGACGGCAAGTGTCTCGCCCCGCGAGACAAGCAGCCGCAGCACCTGGGCCGCGGCTGTCACCGCTCGGCCTCCGCGGCGCCGCGGTTCCCGGAGGCCTGCTCGGCGGCGCCACGGCGGCCGGAGGCCTGCTCCGCGCCGCTGAGTCCCTCGGAGACCGCCCCGGCAGTCCCGGTGCGGCGGGAGAAGGGGGTCTGTCCCTCCCCCTTGGCGCTCTCCAGAGCCGCCTCGGCGTTCTCGGCAGCTTCCTGGGCCGCGGCCGTCTTCTCCTCCGCGCGCCCCTGACGGCGCAGCACGACGGCCTGGCGGACATAGTCCAGGCCGGTGACGACCGTCAGCACGACGGCCACCGCCATCACCCAGAAGCGCATCGTGGCCAGTGGACCGGTCAGCGCCAGGACGTACATCCCGACAGCGGTCCCCTGCGCCAGCGTCTTCATCTTCCCGCCACGACTGGCTGGAATCACGCCGTGCCGGATCACCCAGAACCGCAGCACCGTGATGCCGAGCTCGCGGAAGAGGATCACGCCCGTGACCCACCAGGGAAGATCACCGAGGTACGACAGGCAGATCAGCGCCGCACCCATGATCGCCTTGTCCGCGATCGGGTCGGCGATCTTCCCGAAGTCGGTGACCAGGTCGTACTTGCGCGCCAGATGCCCGTCGAACACATCGGTGATCATCGCGACGGCGAACGCGGCCCAGGCGATGGAACGCCAGGCCGGGTCGTATCCGCCGTCGTGGAGCAGCAGCACGACGAACCCGGGGACCAGCACCAGCCGCGCCATGGTGAGCAGATTGGCGATGTTCCACAGGCTGGCCTGATTGACGGCCGCAGCACCCAGTTTTCCGCCGCGGACCGGCGTCGCGCCGGTACCACCTGCCGCGGATGCCGGTGCTCCGGTCATCTGGCTACCTCCGCAAGTTCACAGCATTCGGCCACCAGGTCCACGCCTTCGGTGCCCACTACCTTTGCCTCGACCATACGGCCCGGGACAAGTCCCTCGCGTGCGGTGAAGAGCACCTGCCCGTCCGTTTCGGGCGCCTGGTGGGCGGCACGGCCCACGGCGCGCGACTCGTCCTCGGTGGGCTCGACCGACTCGACCAGCACCTGGAGCGACTCTCCGATACGTTCTTCGGCACGCTGCGAGGTCAGCTCCTCGGCCAGCTGCGAGATGTGCGCCAGCCGTTCGGCGATGGTGTCGGCGTCCAGCTTGTTCTCGTACCCGACCGCCTCGGTGCCGTCCTCGTCGGAGTAGCCGAAGACGCCGATGGCGTCGAGGCGAGCACCGGTGAGGAACCGTTCCAGCTCTGCGAGGTCCGCCTCGGTCTCGCCGGGGAAGCCCACGATGAAGTTGGAGCGCGCGCCGGCCTGCGGCGCCTTGCTCCGGATGGTGTGGAGGAGCTCCAGGAAGCTGTCGGTGTCACCGAAGCGCCGCATCGCACGCAGCACGCCGGGGGCCGAGTGCTGGAAGGACAGGTCGAAGTAGGGCGCGACCTTCGGCGTCGAGGTCAGCACGTCGATCAGACCGGGGCGCATCTCGGCGGGCTGCAGGTAGCTGACCCGGATCCGCTCGATGCCCTCGACGTCCGCGAGCTCCGGGAGCAGCGTCTCCAGGAGGCGGATGTCGCCGAGGTCCTTGCCGTACGAGGTGTTGTTCTCGGAGACCAGCATGACCTCCTTCACGCCCTGCTCGGCCAGCCAGCGCGTCTCACCGAGGACGTCCGAGGGCCGCCGCGAGATGAAGGAGCCGCGGAAGGACGGAATGGCGCAGAAGGAGCAGCGGCGGTCGCAGCCCGAGGCCAGCTTCACGGAGGCGACGGGGCTGGTGCCCAGCCGGCGGCGCAGGGGTGCCCGCGGACCGGAGACCGGCGCGACTCCCTCCGGAAGATCGGCGGGGGCCGGGGCGGCCTCCTGGGCGTGGCCGGGCAGGGCCACGGCCGCGTCCTGGCGGTCGGCCGGACTGATCGGCAGCAGCTTGCGGCGGTCGCGCGGGGTGTGGGAGGCGTGGATGCCACCGTTGAGGATGGTCTGAAGGCGGTCGGAGATGTCTGCGTAGTCGTCGAATCCGAGGACTCCGTCCGCTTCCGGCAGGGCCTCGGCGAGGTCCTTGCCGTAGCGCTCGGCCATGCAGCCGACGGCGACGACGGCCTGGGTCCGGCCGTGGTCCTTCAGATCATTGGCTTCGAGCAGGGCATCGACGGAGTCCTTCTTGGCGGCCTCGACGAATCCACAGGTGTTGACCACGGCGACATCGGCATCGGAGGCATCCTCGACGAGCTCCCAGCCGTCCGCTGCCAAGCGGCCTGCGAGCTCCTCCGAGTCCACCTCGTTACGGGCGCAGCCAAGAGTGACAAGGGCGACGGTACGGCGTTCGGGCATGGGCTCAAGACTACTTTGTCCCGGCACTGGCCCCGCCGCGCAGGGTTCGACCGTTACAAGGAGTGACAGAGGCGGCGAGCGCCCGGCACTATGGCCGGGCGCTCGCCGCCTCTGTGTGAACTGCCGGGGCGCGAGGTCAGCCGACCTCGGGGTCGCCCTTGGTGTACGAGAGCCGCTCCACCTGTCCGGGCTGGAACTGGTCCTCGACCTTCTTGCCGTTGACGAAGAGCTCGATCGAT
This genomic interval from Streptomyces sp. NBC_00464 contains the following:
- a CDS encoding CinA family protein, with the protein product MTAAAQVLRLLVSRGETLAVAESLTGGLVAAELTSVPGASQAFRGSVTAYATPLKSEVLGVDAELLAARGAVDAEVARQMAAGVRRALGADWGVATTGVAGPEPQDGQPVGTVFVAVCGPCDTGKVAALRLNGGRADIRRESVRSVLELLSGELGGYASAQDTEHNGGN
- the pgsA gene encoding CDP-diacylglycerol--glycerol-3-phosphate 3-phosphatidyltransferase, translating into MTGAPASAAGGTGATPVRGGKLGAAAVNQASLWNIANLLTMARLVLVPGFVVLLLHDGGYDPAWRSIAWAAFAVAMITDVFDGHLARKYDLVTDFGKIADPIADKAIMGAALICLSYLGDLPWWVTGVILFRELGITVLRFWVIRHGVIPASRGGKMKTLAQGTAVGMYVLALTGPLATMRFWVMAVAVVLTVVTGLDYVRQAVVLRRQGRAEEKTAAAQEAAENAEAALESAKGEGQTPFSRRTGTAGAVSEGLSGAEQASGRRGAAEQASGNRGAAEAER
- the rimO gene encoding 30S ribosomal protein S12 methylthiotransferase RimO; its protein translation is MPERRTVALVTLGCARNEVDSEELAGRLAADGWELVEDASDADVAVVNTCGFVEAAKKDSVDALLEANDLKDHGRTQAVVAVGCMAERYGKDLAEALPEADGVLGFDDYADISDRLQTILNGGIHASHTPRDRRKLLPISPADRQDAAVALPGHAQEAAPAPADLPEGVAPVSGPRAPLRRRLGTSPVASVKLASGCDRRCSFCAIPSFRGSFISRRPSDVLGETRWLAEQGVKEVMLVSENNTSYGKDLGDIRLLETLLPELADVEGIERIRVSYLQPAEMRPGLIDVLTSTPKVAPYFDLSFQHSAPGVLRAMRRFGDTDSFLELLHTIRSKAPQAGARSNFIVGFPGETEADLAELERFLTGARLDAIGVFGYSDEDGTEAVGYENKLDADTIAERLAHISQLAEELTSQRAEERIGESLQVLVESVEPTEDESRAVGRAAHQAPETDGQVLFTAREGLVPGRMVEAKVVGTEGVDLVAECCELAEVAR